The Coffea arabica cultivar ET-39 chromosome 8e, Coffea Arabica ET-39 HiFi, whole genome shotgun sequence genome window below encodes:
- the LOC113704472 gene encoding uncharacterized protein, translating into MVFLKVTPLRGTVAARKRKKLKPRYVGLYKIQRRVGTVAYQLELPTSMSRIHNAFHVSLLKKYHPNPTHILRTEDVVLDETLTYEEQPVQILDRKVKELRNKQIPLVKILWRNHDMEEATWEVEEDMQKKYPSLFANKGINFENEIVLRGEGYKTPVSP; encoded by the coding sequence ATGGTGTTCCTAAAGGTTACACCGCTAAGGGGAACCGTTGCGGctcgaaaaagaaagaaattgaaacCCCGATATGTAGGGCTGTATAAGATTCAACGACGAGTCGGGACGGTGGCATATCAGCTGGAATTGCCAACCAGTATGTCTCGAATTCACAATGCCTTTCATGTTTCATTACTCAAGAAATACCACCCAAATCCCACTCACATCTTACGCACTGAGGATGTGGTGCTAGATGAAACCCTCACCTACGAAGAACAACCAGTGCAGATTTTGGATCGAAAAGTGAAAGAATTAAGGAATAAACAGATACCATTggtgaagattttatggagaaatcatgaTATGGAGGAAGCCACCTGGGAAGTGGAGGAAGATATGCAGAAGAAGTATCCTTCTCTATTTGCGAATAAAGGTATTAATTTTGAGAACGAAATTGTTCTAAGAGGGGAAGGTTATAAGACCCCGGTTAGTCCttaa
- the LOC140012634 gene encoding uncharacterized protein codes for MRSRLASWWCQPKRHSRMESLNIVLPSILCWHIWLARNLAHFEGQCLGRQTICDRILTDVVGVFCRKDVGEPDGFGSWYAFYSSISGWRPRYSHRVVCWEFPAQRSCKLNTDGCSLGNLGVSGGDGVLRDSSGALLFGFSIPFGELTCIQTEVKSLLFWVQQCLLQGFSRIQLDMLMAIQGLEWTVGHCFCEANQVAAALAKVGA; via the exons ATGCGTTCACGACTGGCTAGTTGGTGGTGTCAACCGAAACGTCATTCTCGTATGGAGTCGCTAAACATAGTTTTGCCTAGCATACTCTGCTGGCATATTTGGTTAGCACGGAATCTTGCACACTTTGAAGGGCAGTGCCTGGGTAGGCAGACCATTTGTGATCGTATCCTGACGGATGTAGTTGGGGTATTTTGTAGGAAAGATGTGGGAGAGCCTGATGGGTTTGGGTCTTGGTATGCCTTCTACTCCAGCATCTCTGGATGGAGGCCACGGTATTCCCATAGGGTGGTTTGTTGGGAGTTCCCAGCCCAAAGGAGTTGTAAGCTAAATACGGATGGGTGCTCACTAGGTAACCTGGGAGTTAGTGGCGGGGATGGTGTGCTCCGGGATTCATCTGGTGCATTGTTGTTTGGGTTTTCTATTCCATTCGGGGAGCTGACATGTATTCAAACTGAGGTCAAGTCACTACTTTTTTGGGTGCAACAATGTCTTCTTCAGGGCTTTTCACGGATACAG CTAGATATGTTAATGGCAATACAAGGTTTGGAATGGACAGTGGGGCACTGCTTTTGCGAGGCGAATCAGGTGGCAGCTGCTTTAGCCAAGGTTGGGGCATAG